A genomic segment from Aegilops tauschii subsp. strangulata cultivar AL8/78 chromosome 1, Aet v6.0, whole genome shotgun sequence encodes:
- the LOC109736473 gene encoding S-type anion channel SLAH2-like, whose translation MASRDGDSICSIQMATGVLDGELDESPEVLQDQDETPCSVLFSMPASPSGLHLAQGMAGGAKVQIHDPARPRLMKHARFHSQPSMLIRGGGEAPAMPRSESMRERDRRLDHFRTFSGRLERQLSILRGAVPHEPPADDIECNAAAKNSIEHTEEDNDIPSADRYFAALEGPELETLRPAEVAVLPNGEPWPFLLRFPISAFGMCLGVSSQAMLWKTLSSEHSTGFLGVHPAVNRVLWWASVAITVIVSITYLLKVVFYFEAVRREFHYPVRVNFFFAPWIACLFLVKGLPRPEREIRHIVWYLLMTPILCLDLKIYGQWMSSGERRLSKVANPSNHLAVVGNFVGALLGAKMGLRELPIFFFAVGLAHYLVLFVTLYQRLPTSMQLAKELHPIFFFFVTVPSVASMAWARISGEFGHGPKLLYFVSLFLYASLVVRINLFRGVRFSLTWWAYTFPLTSAALATVLYASEVDNMLTRALAVGLAGIATVTVIGVMVSTVYHAFVSKDLFPNDVCIAITRQRPKFNKILAHLCLSSTDEATI comes from the exons ATGGCATCCAGGGATGGGGATAGCATCTGCAGCATCCAGATGGCAACGGGGGTACTGGACGGCGAGCTGGACGAGTCTCCGGAAGTGCTTCAGGATCAAGATGAGACGCCGTGCTCCGTTTTGTTTAGCATGCCCGCCTCGCCGTCGGGGCTCCACCTCGCGCAGGGTATGGCGGGCGGGGCAAAGGTCCAGATCCACGACCCTGCTAGGCCGCGGCTTATGAAGCATGCCCGCTTCCACTCGCAGCCGTCCATGCTGATCAGAGGTGGCGGTGAGGCGCCGGCTATGCCGCGGAGTGAAAGCATGCGGGAGCGGGACCGGCGGCTCGACCACTTCAGGACCTTCTCAGGCCGTCTCGAGCGGCAGCTCTCTATCCTTCGCGGGGCGGTGCCGCATGAGCCGCCGGCAGACGATATTGAGTGTAACGCCGCGGCCAAGAATTCCATAGAGCACACCGAGGAGGACAATGACATCCCCTCCGCCGACCGCTACTTCGCCGCCCTTGAAGGCCCTGAGCTCGAGACCCTTCGG CCAGCAGAGGTAGCGGTGCTGCCCAATGGCGAGCCCTGGCCGTTTCTCCTCCGATTTCCGATCAGTGCGTTTGGAATGTGTCTCGGCGTGAGCAGCCAGGCAATGTTGTGGAAGACTCTTTCGTCAGAGCACTCCACGGGGTTCCTCGGCGTGCACCCCGCCGTCAACCGCGTCCTCTGGTGGGCCTCCGTCGCCATCACCGTCATTGTATCCATCACGTACCTACTCAAGGTTGTGTTCTACTTCGAGGCCGTCCGCCGCGAGTTCCACTATCCGGTCCGCGTCAACTTCTTTTTTGCACCCTGGATCGCTTGCCTCTTCCTCGTCAAGGGCTTGCCCCGCCCCGAGAGGGAGATCAGACACATCGTCTGGTACCTCCTCATGACACCCATCCTCTGCCTCGATCTCAAGATCTACGGCCAATGGATGTCCAGTGGCGAGCGCCGGCTCTCGAAGGTGGCCAACCCGTCGAACCACCTCGCCGTTGTTGGCAACTTTGTGGGAGCACTACTCGGTGCCAAGATGGGCCTCCGTGAGTTGCCCATCTTTTTCTTTGCCGTCGGGCTCGCTCACTACCTCGTGCTCTTTGTTACCCTCTACCAAAGGCTCCCCACCAGCATGCAGCTTGCCAAGGAGCTCCATcctatcttcttcttcttcgtcacCGTACCCAGTGTCGCCTCTATGGCCTGGGCGAGGATCTCTGGCGAGTTCGGCCACGGCCCCAAGCTTCTTTACTTCGTCTCACTCTTTCTCTATGCATCCTTGGTGGTACGCATCAACCTGTTCAGGGGGGTTCGGTTCTCACTGACATGGTGGGCCTACACGTTCCCGCTAACGAGCGCCGCGCTGGCCACTGTGTTGTATGCATCGGAGGTGGACAACATGCTGACCCGAGCATTGGCGGTCGGGCTGGCAGGGATCGCCACCGTCACGGTCATTGGAGTCATGGTCAGCACCGTATACCATGCGTTCGTGAGTAAGGACCTCTTCCCCAATGATGTCTGCATCGCGATCACAAGGCAGAGGCCCAAGTTCAACAAGATCCTTGCACACCTCTGCTTGTCCAGCACCGATGAGGCCACCATTTAG